In Candidatus Anaeroferrophillus wilburensis, one DNA window encodes the following:
- a CDS encoding phospholipase, which yields MGGGRKKMVGGAFFLLVLGWLVVVGCYQLKKPLPPGIDYRGELRLTAADQVTFLHDLTFADHLGRRVLDQQIFDALFSLLEQAHHYILLDMFLFNNHQGMMSSSFRPLAQELTDLLIRKKREIPSISIDVISDPINSSYGGSSAKELDQLRAAGINVIITDVKPLRDSNPLYSSVWRTFFQWFGNSKNGGRFKHPFAGDGQQVSLRSYLALLNFKANHRKICVADHRGEMVTIITSANPHDASAAHSNAAFRVTGDLWRDVYRSEAAVAAFSGGRLSLVGVEQLAKAQLSVESTLQVQLLTEKRIKHACLEIIGRAGHSDTVSMAMFYLADRQIIRSLLQAAKRGAEIRIILDPNKDAFGYRKNGIPNRPVAHELVQKSGGRIHIRWYDTHGEQFHTKMIIGRKADGTMSVLLGSANLTRRNIDNFNLESDVLVVGNQYSLVMRRVADYFEAVWHNTDDRRYTVPYDAYAESSDSKTIQYRLQEGLGLGTF from the coding sequence ATGGGTGGAGGGCGAAAAAAGATGGTTGGTGGCGCGTTTTTTCTTTTGGTTCTTGGCTGGTTGGTGGTAGTCGGCTGTTATCAGCTGAAAAAACCACTGCCTCCCGGGATTGACTACCGGGGGGAGTTGCGTCTGACCGCCGCCGATCAGGTGACCTTTCTCCATGATCTGACTTTTGCTGATCACCTGGGCCGCCGGGTGTTGGACCAGCAGATTTTTGACGCCCTTTTTAGCCTTCTGGAACAGGCCCACCACTATATTCTTCTGGACATGTTCCTGTTCAACAACCATCAGGGCATGATGAGCTCCAGTTTCCGTCCCCTGGCCCAGGAACTGACTGACCTGTTGATTCGCAAAAAACGGGAAATCCCATCGATTAGCATTGACGTTATTTCCGATCCGATCAACTCCTCCTACGGCGGGTCTTCGGCTAAGGAGCTGGACCAGCTTCGTGCTGCCGGTATCAATGTCATCATTACCGACGTCAAGCCGCTTCGTGACAGCAACCCCCTCTATTCTTCCGTCTGGCGGACCTTTTTTCAGTGGTTCGGCAACAGCAAGAACGGTGGTCGGTTCAAACATCCCTTTGCCGGTGATGGCCAGCAGGTGAGCCTGCGGAGCTACCTGGCCCTGCTGAACTTCAAGGCCAACCACCGGAAGATCTGTGTTGCCGACCACCGGGGAGAGATGGTGACAATCATCACCTCAGCCAATCCCCATGATGCCAGTGCAGCCCATTCCAATGCGGCGTTTCGGGTAACCGGGGATCTCTGGCGGGATGTGTATCGCTCCGAGGCGGCGGTGGCCGCATTTTCCGGCGGCCGCCTGTCGCTGGTGGGTGTTGAACAGCTTGCAAAAGCGCAGTTGTCCGTAGAGTCAACCCTACAGGTCCAGCTGCTGACCGAAAAGCGGATCAAGCATGCCTGCCTGGAGATTATCGGCCGGGCCGGCCACAGCGACACGGTTTCCATGGCCATGTTTTATCTGGCCGACCGCCAGATTATCCGCTCTCTACTGCAGGCAGCCAAACGCGGTGCAGAGATCAGGATTATCCTTGATCCCAATAAGGATGCCTTCGGCTATCGGAAAAACGGCATTCCGAACCGTCCGGTAGCCCATGAACTGGTGCAGAAATCGGGAGGGCGGATACACATCCGCTGGTATGATACCCACGGGGAGCAGTTTCACACCAAGATGATTATTGGCAGAAAGGCCGACGGAACGATGAGCGTTCTTTTGGGGTCGGCAAATCTGACCCGCCGCAACATCGATAACTTCAATCTGGAGAGTGATGTGCTGGTGGTTGGTAACCAGTATTCATTGGTAATGCGCCGGGTGGCTGATTACTTTGAAGCTGTCTGGCATAACACTGATGACCGCCGGTATACGGTGCCCTATGACGCCTATGCTGAATCGTCCGACAGCAAAACCATTCAGTACCGTCTGCAGGAAGGACTTGGCCTGGGTACGTTTTAA